The Plasmodium vivax chromosome 7, whole genome shotgun sequence DNA window aaaaattgtgtttAATGGTATGTAGAAAAAAGagtgaataaaattaaaaggtaaaaaaatataaattaattctCTTCTACATCACTCTGAACATTTATgtaatggaaaataataaatttaaagcTCACGAGTACGCAAAAATATCCTATTTCcataatgttatatattaaaattggcAAAGGTATATTATTCATAGGAAAAGATATTCGCAATAATAATTACGTTAATGAAAACATGAATTATGGGTTGTTAGATAAATAAATCcttaatattatttgttgTGTGGAAAATAGGTGCGCTATTGTAGTGGGAAGAttgtattataatttacactaacgaaaaaatatgttaagagtgacataatattttatttataatcaatgaaaaatatgcaaatattttgttaataagaaaaaatattttacagtcgtaaattattattttaaatatatatatatcctaGAATAATCATTCTAAtactcaaaaaaatggaatagaaataataaacaaaagCCTTTTGTTAACTCATACTTCGAACaatgatgaaaaataataataaaaaaattgaaatatattttttgcaaaggagttaaaatttttaaactacttaaaaattatatggaTCTATAATAAcaattgttttatatattacaagGGAGATAAATTTACGTAAAGGCATTAATGGAGAATAaagttttatataatttaattacatttttcgaaacaaaataaaattattgcaaattccacaaaatgttatttaatGGCTTATATTTTGCtacatgataaaaaaaaaaaatatatatacatatatatattaacctAGTAATTGCAAATTTATGATTCATAACTGCAATacactttaaaataaatgagtttttcataatttgttTCACATAGATATATTAAAACTAATTATGCATTTCTTACCCGGGTTGAATGTTTATACTGGATAGTTATATGTGTTATCTACCTACATTTTACcatacgaaaaaatattgtatgaTAAAAACGGAttacttttttcttcataaataaaacatatggGCATCGTTCCTTATACTGCTGTAGTTATAAATACGTACATGTTTTATACGCATATATTATGCACAATTGctcttttaaaatagtttttttgAAATAGTTTTAATCGGATTTGTAAAGAAATGTTTACGgaataattttccttttttttttatcactttttaaatattaataagttATATTGAAAATCGTGTGGGTTTTATTTCCATTAAAACTATTAGCTGAgcttataaataatattttattagaaaatatttaataatggAATATTGTTATATCTCTTAGGAAGAAATTTTCATATAGATTGAAAAATTAGTGAcaataaaaagttataatatCGAGAAATAGTAtttataattgtaaaattaagaagaaattaattaGGAACAAATGTAACAACTTTTACGAAATtggcatatatttaaattaaagaaaaataatccaATAATGTTAAGACGTGGACCAGTACATGTTAATAATAACTTtgacttttatttttaaacgatattttatgtgtattgtatatgcatatgccgTAGTTTATTGATAACCATGCAATTCGTATAGTGAGTATATGTATTAgggtaataatatatatatttttattcctccCAATTTTTAGATCAATACTGACCTTAGTGATTTACCTGCATGGGTAGCTAACGAGAAGTTGAAGGAAAATGCAactacatataaatatagtaGCTATTACAATGAAGTGTACGATATAGAGAAAAAGTATAAATTGAATAGcgatttatttaaaaatctgagcaaaaatatatggtGGGTACATCAGGAGGATGCTGCTACGGACGAATTCGTTAAGAAGCGTTGCTATGATTTAAATTACTGGTTATGTGATGAGGTATATAATAAGCTTAAAGCTTATGGACTTGAGGGAGATCTGGAGAATGTTATTCGTAGGATTCATAGTGTATGGACAAAAATTGTTGAAAAGGAGATTCCTTATAAGGATTATAAATGCTATCCTGAtgacaaattaatttttaacatgaGTTATTTGAAGGATATTAAGgatttatttgatttttttgaagatttTGCATCAACGAAAAGGGATATTATCGCGAACACAGAGGAAGCTTGCCTTAAATACCGTGAATACCTTCGGCCCAAAATACCAATATACTACACTTGGAGAGACTCATGTAAAGAAGAgggttttatttgtaaaagatatattgatgattatgaaaaatatcgCCCAGCAGGTATTTTGTTCCAATTAGACCCTTggcttatttttacttattcttCAAACGAATGTTTTAAAGAGGTTCATGATGTATTTAGGGATGCAAAGAAAGAGCCTAAACGCAATGacgatatatatataaaaattatggaaaAACTTAAGCGTGAGCGCCCTGGAAAAAGTTTAATTTCGGCGAATGTAGGGGAAGGATTGCGTGGATccgaattttttattccggGTGATAATGATAACTTCATGTATCGTTTAACAGTGAatggattttattttacactCGAGGTTATTAtgccaattttgctttttatgtTTGCAATGTacctaattttttatattatgtataaggtaaaaaatgatCACTTAAAAATGAGAGTTTTGCAGTTTTTGTGATGATCTatctttttcataatttcttacgtatatgaaaatattgctatatatgtgatattttttttgcaatcaCTTTGTCAGTTTACTCCATTTGGACGCTCCATGCTACGAACACGAGCAAAAGTGAGGCAGCGAATCAGACCTAACCTAGATTACGAAGACATTGTATTGTTATATGGAAGTGAGGAATCGTTAGTCAGTAATTCCGATGATAACTCATATAGTTTGCACTACTCATCCTCGTTAAGTTAAcccttaaaaagggaaaaaccaGTTAATTGCacagttttattttgtcaacAATCGAATAaagtaataattttaaaaatgtatctTCTCTGCCCATCATGTATTGAACGTTTGCAGCGAGACTATTCTATTAGTGGAAGAAGCACGTAACTATTTGGAAGAAATATATGTTGAGATAGGCAAAGATATTTGTCGCAGCTGGGGAGTTCCCAAAATaccatttgttaaaaaggtgaCATATTTGAAAATGGACTGGGTTATAATAATCGCAATATGGTAAATATAAATCACCGATCGAATAaaggaatatatatacaactCAATGAGGTAACAACATTAATACATAAGGGAACTCTTGTAAAATCATATTTGATATGTAATAAAGTAAAGGTGagtaatcatttttttaagatattatttttcatgttcTGTAAAACTAAATGGAATTATTAAACACTCTTTTGTCAAAAAAGTGTAGTGGGGTTAACGAAAGACGCGAAAATAGTTGCATATGGAAAATTATAGTGAGCGTTTTACACATATATCATAGcaatacatttaaaattaaattatcatataaaattccctttaacatattttttccgttttgcataattctcattaaatagaaatttttttcttgtaaagAAATGGCATAGCACACGAAATAAATAGTATGATTTGTAGAGGAtgttaaatggaaaaaggaTAACTGTAAAGtaatatgataattattGATTCCGATTattagtttttaaaatgcattattattataaagttAATGCGTACATGCTTGATATAtgaatgtaaataaaaaatgagcgtTTTTATCATATACCTTTATGCAGTAAATACACTATATATACTGATCTCTATCTTTAAATGTTGCAATCGTTATATTTGTTTcgactttttttattttcatttatgctTATTATTAAAACGTGTatcattgtttttttttgttcttttggaATTTCTACAAATGTGATAGCtattttatacaataaattatttgtttcCCTAGTGAtacctttttataaaaacacaaTTTGTTAATACAATTGTTTATgtattcatcatttttataatatat harbors:
- a CDS encoding hypothetical protein (encoded by transcript PVX_005065A) translates to MQFINTDLSDLPAWVANEKLKENATTYKYSSYYNEVYDIEKKYKLNSDLFKNLSKNIWWVHQEDAATDEFVKKRCYDLNYWLCDEVYNKLKAYGLEGDLENVIRRIHSVWTKIVEKEIPYKDYKCYPDDKLIFNMSYLKDIKDLFDFFEDFASTKRDIIANTEEACLKYQTHVKKRVLFVKDILMIMKNIAQQVFCSN